In a genomic window of Myotis daubentonii chromosome X, mMyoDau2.1, whole genome shotgun sequence:
- the LOC132225000 gene encoding huntingtin-interacting protein M-like: MSQNQSPANSTKTPDHDLTAELQSPLTYVDRLLQNNQQNQDQSSGANDLVMVMLDSLTDYIVEMVGMEVNNQRAPSAPSAPRVPSAPTAEPEAERAANSHEVPPRYRDAAFTLFDPKRASRRG; the protein is encoded by the coding sequence ATGTCACAAAATCAAAGCCCTGCGAACTCCACCAAGACTCCAGACCACGATTTAACTGCCGAGTTGCAGTCTCCTTTGACCTACGTGGATCGCCTTCTTCAAAACAATCAACAGAATCAAGATCAAAGTTCCGGCGCAAATGACTTGGTTATGGTCATGCTCGACTCCCTGACGGACTACATCGTGGAGATGGTGGGCATGGAGGTCAACAACCAACGTGCGCCAAGTGCTCCAAGTGCGCCAAGGGTGCCGAGTGCGCCGACTGCCGAGCCAGAGGCGGAGAGGGCAGCCAACAGCCATGAAGTGCCGCCGCGCTACCGTGATGCAGCCTTCACTCTGTTCGACCCAAAGCGTGCATCTAGAAGAGGCTGA